The Eublepharis macularius isolate TG4126 chromosome 12, MPM_Emac_v1.0, whole genome shotgun sequence genomic sequence AGCCCAAGAAAGTGCTCTTAGGGAATGCCATTAGCTATGTGCCAAAGAGCTTTTAACCAGTGAATCCAAATTTAAACTTCTTAAGGCTAATAACACAAACTATGACTAAAATAGCTTGAGCTGTTTACGTAGTCTTTCGATAGAGAAATCTTTGCTTCAAGGGGATAGTGGTGGTAACATCTGCAAACCCTGCACATTAGTGCTTCAGGCCTTCATGCCATAAAGGTGAACACTGAAAAGAGCATTAGAAATCCAGCGGGCGCTCACAGAAAAGCAAAACATAAAGTGCATCATCTCACACTGATCTGCTGTTTGGATCCTCTACTACATTTAGTTCATGCACCAGAAAGTCTCTGTCCAACGGAACCTCTGGCTGGCCAGATTCTGAAAATTAAACACACAACAACACCAGTTTAAGGACCTAACAGGAGAGAAGCCAACCAGAATCAGACAAGTGGTtcatcaagtccagcatcctgttttacgcAGTAACCAAGCAAATGTCCCCACAAGATCTATAAGCATGGCATGGAGGAAGAGCTTCCCTCTATTGTTGCCCTCAGGATGAATATTCAGgttactgcctttgaacatggaagttccatttagccattcAGGTTAATAACTGCAGAAGCAAAAAACATAGTGCCATTCCCTTTTAGAACTGGCTTATGAATAATCATTCACCAGGGCCTTTCAAACATTACTGTCTCTAGGTTTATTTCAGGGAACACCTTTAGTGGACCTATTTGCCCACACCTGCTTTTCAAGTACCGGTTCTGTTAACTAACAGCTAAAATACTGAGAAATGGTATAAGGAAAGTGTTTACCTGCTGTTAGAACAGATGCAGCGTACTTGTACTTGTTGAATACCAAGTATTCACGGATCAGTTCATTGATAAGAAGATTTTCATGGGACAACGGGGGTCGTGCTTCACTTTGGTCATCCAGCGCATTAAACACCTCGGCTCTGATCCTTGCTTTTATCTGTCCCAGAGTCCCTCTTTTCTCCAAcgtatcttttaaaactaggagCACAAAACCAGGCAGTTTTCCATTATGAGAAATCTTTCTACACACATTACCTTGGCAAGCAAAGCTAGCCTGCTGATCCAGAATCAAACTGGGCTCCTGTATCAAAGCATGATAAAGCCTTCCCCAAAGCCACTTAGCCAAAACAAGCCACTTCTAAGCAAGTAGCTTGTCAGGCTGGGGAAACATTATATAGTAAAAGCTTTGCTCTCCAGCACTTGATTATGGAGATCACTCAGTGAACCAGCATCATCCAGAAGGCAAGCTGCTCCCCCTCAGCCACCATTCCCCATGGCCTTTGGGGGCATATGCACCCCGCTCCCTCTTCTCCAGATGGCTACTTTAATGCCTCCAGGCCTTGCTGGGTTTCTGACAGCTAGTGCTGCAAGCAGATGCCATTTACAGGTGCCTCTTTCCTTCTCAGACTGCCTTGACCTGTCAAATTTCTCTGCCTGCTGTGTAGGAAAGCTCAGGAGAAAGGAGAACAGTCCTGCCTAGTGTGGAAGCTGTCGCCATGGCATTCCCCATGGATGCTTTGGGGTAGGAGATGGGACAGAGCACGAAACTGAAGTTTTTGGCACATTCTTCCACTTTAGTGCCAGATAAGGAAGTTTTTACTGTACCTTCCACAGAGAAAAATAAGGACATGCTTATACAACCCAATTCTCACACCAAGGATCCCTGCCTAGACCCCTTCCACTTCCAATCTTACACGTCGTTCTACTCTGCTTTCTGTCTGCTACATTCATTTACTATGCAAGCCCCTGTCACTCATTGATTTAAATGCCAGGGATAAGTTTGTTCTTTTAGCTAAAAATATGCTACCCAAACTGTTCTCTCCTTCAGCAAAGACCTCTGAGGCTGCAGGATGTGAAACAGCCTGAATGTAGACCAAGGCCATGTTTCCTTATTGCTCATCTGGATCTACCTGCAGCTTTAGGTACAGTAGACTATACCATCTTGCTGAggcatttggaagcagaagtGGGTATTGAGGGATGTGCTTtgtactggtttaaatcatttctcatggaacagactcaaagggttgctgttagaaaacagctatctccagaatggaaatTTCTTGTAGATTtcacaaggtgcaatcttatcccctacGGCCTACATTATTCAACCTCtgtataaagcctttaggataacTCATTCTTAGCTATGGAGTTGTATGCCATCAatatccagctctatatcttACTAGCCAAATCACGAGAAATCTTGGGTAGCTGACTGACAGCTGTagttaaatggctgaaagcaaacaaatagaaactgaatccagacaagatggaagtaaaggcagagatcttgaaggacatcataCTCTCCACTTTCAGCAAAATtcatctgacctttgcagacttgGTTTAGAGTCtagtggttatactggatccaacactgctgctaaaaaaattaaaaagaagtcTAAAGTGGTAAGTAGCCAGAGGGTAAAGAAATATTAATAATCACTCTTACTCAAGAATTCATGAAACTCTTATTaagactataagtctaataacaCATACAACTCATGCATATGACTTATACATCACTTATATACTAATAACTTGTATCACAAGAATAATACAAGTATATCTAACAGAGTCCCCGTCCGAGGACTCGGGTGTATACAGGCAGATGGAAATCAACCAGGTAAGTCCTAAGGTTGTTGATGAAGAATTTCCGAAGTAGGTATTGCTTTttcttgttttctctttctgtaggtaAAGAAGAATCTGAGGTGCAGATGGGAAACACCCAAATGGAACAAGCCCGGAATCACAGCTGGCAAGACTTCTCTTTACTTCTTTAGTTCTTCCtcataagacttcctcaggggcatttaccTTATGATGTTGCTTTTCAGACACGCCTACTACATCACCCATTAAAACGTGGAGAGTCCTACGTAGGACTCTCCACGTCTTAATGGGTGATGTAGTAGGCGTTCTTAATGCTGCTGCCAGTCTTATTCGCTGTGCCTTCACTAGTAATTTACTGCtgcttttattttacttcatagaATCTTTTTCCTTTGTAAAGTGCCTGAAAGCTGCGTGCCAAAAAGAAAGGTATAAACAccgtaaataattttttaaaaatacaaaccaCAATCCTCTAAACATGAGATCCCACTTGCCCCTGCCCCTTGCCGTTCAACAGCTGCGACTTAAGGGCAGCGGGCTGCACCAGCTGACCTTCTGCCTGACATGCATAGGCGCCCTTGAGGAGCTTTCAAGGAGGAGCCCCCCCAGAGCCGCCCCCCAGaagagggggggggtcttccttCCCTGCCCTACCTGCTTTCAATTCGGTTATGGTCGCCATTTTGGGAAGGGGCAACTGAAGGCGGAAACTGCGGGGCGAGGGAATTAAAAACTTCCCGGATGTAAACAAGTCGgctgcccagggcaactgttctTCCCTCCCCCTTGGCTAAGGCTGCCCGGAACCTCGCAGGCGCATGGCCATGAGAAGCTCCGCCCGTTCTTTTGGCCAACGTCTCATACCCGCGATCCATTGGCAGCAAGCTCGGCCAAtcaaatgggggggaggggcttcctAACCCGCCTTCTCCCTTGAGGGGGAAGCCTTTCTGGTTGGTGCGCTGCCCAGAGCGGACAGGTGGACTTCCTCTGACCGTGGAGGTTCCATCCCTGTGTATGAGTAAAAAGGGCCTATACACCATGCGATCAGCAACACTTTAATAAGCCCTGCTGCTTCAGGCCAGAGGACTTATGCTGTCCAGCATCTGCTTTCCCATTCTGGCTGAGCTGCTTTGAGGTTGGAAGCCCACAAGCCTTCAAGGATCCTCCTTCCCCTTCTGCTTACCTGCTAGCCATTGACCttcagagatacactgcctctgaacatggaggttccattctcAGCTCTTAGGATTAATAGCACTGCCTGCCCTAGCAACAACCAAAAATTTGTTTCATTTAGATCCCGCCTTTCTCCTCAACAGGagtccaaagcagtttataacagcactgttctccactcctctcattttatcttcccaataaccctgtgaggaaggttaggttgagaaagtATGgttgccccaaggtcacccagtgcacTTCCGTAGCACAGTGGGAaatcgaacttgggtctcccagatcctagcctggcactctaaccgctataccaaactggctgtcaaagAAGAGGGACAGTAGCCTGTCAGATGCCTCTGGGATGTGCGGATGCAGGACACAAAGGAAAAAGGTTCCTTGTGTTCCATCTCCCAGAGTCAGCTGTTCTGtggtgcctctgaacatggaagctccATTGGCCCATTAGGGTTAACAGCTGATACTAGATCTCTCCTCTATGAATGCTTGTATTTCAGGTCTAAGCAAGtggcatcttgtggcagtgaattgaTCTTTTTATTGTGTGCAGAaggacttccttttgtctgtcctgaatttgTTGACTGGCTGATCTGAAGTTCTAGCTGTAGGAACAGGAGAAAAAGTTTTCTTCATCTCCTTTCTCCTCATTATAGTTTTCTTAATGTCCCCCTTAGTTGTAGTTTTTtcgaaactattttttaaaaacttaataggttgggatttgaacttgggagcATCCAGCAGAGCTGGAAAGTTCCTTATGTGTGGGCTTCCCACTTTTTGTCCCTGTGCCTGACAGAATTCCATGTGGCATTACAAGCAGCGTGGAAGACAGACAAGACATGCAATTTTCTCCATCATTGCATTTCCATTTTGGGAATTGTGCCTGTGGGTTCTACCTTCTCTTCATCAGTAAAGACATGCCGGGGAAGCATGGCCACTTTCAGCATATGTGGCTTCACTGGCAAGCCAAGGTTACTACAAAGCAAGGTTTTCTTGCATGGTTATGGGCTGCATTAAAGTAGAGGGCTTTATCACCATGACTCCTGCACACAGCTGTTTGCTACCTGCTCTCCCTCTAAATGTGTGCTTGAAGACAGACTAATTATTGGGAACGGGTTACTTTACTGAGACCAAAGTTCTAGGCACATTGATTAGGGATTAAATCCCACTGATGTGggacttgcatttgagtaaaGGAGCCTAGGAACAAACCCTACCCATGACCTATATGGATCACTCAATGGAGCTGAAAAGCCACTCCTGAGCAGGGGTCATAaactcatagaatcacagagttggaaaagATCCTCAGGGTCATCTagcgcaatgcaggaaattcacaactacctccactcCCCACTGCCATCATGAGAAATTGCCAGATGATGTGATGTCATGTTGTATTAATCACACAATCTGTTTTCTATAGCCCTGTTGATGTTTAGGCACTTCCTCTTGGAAAAACTACCACTGTCCCTTGgttcaaggtgtgtgtgtgtgtgactgtatTCATGTCATGGCAAAATAACAGATAAATCCGGTGGTCTGACTCACCCAAACGAGCAGTGTTGCTGATCTTTAAAATGCCGCTGGAGTTTGTTACTCAGATTAAGCGTATACAACTCTGCAGTTttttcatagaaaaaaagctTTGAGGGTCAATTTCATTTTCTGAATTTGGGGTGTCTCAGGTGAGAGATTTAGGCGTGCTGAGAGGTCTGAGCTACAGTACCCAAAACACCAGGATGGATCCTCCTGCATGAACCTCGCTGACCTGAAGGGGGCCTGCCCAAGAGCTCTGCTTCAGCCGCTGCTCTGGCACGGCATATTACCTGGAAACCCTCCCAGCAGCTGCTGAATTCTCACTGCCCTGTTTTTCACTTCTGAAATGGACATATCTAGTTAGGTCAAGCGTCAAGGCCAATCATTGTAAGCGCTTGAGATGgaaaaacaaaatggaaatgTACAATCCTCCCTGCTGCACCCAGTTGTGAACATGGGACACACAGCCTTCCTGTGCAAGCCCCACAGAAATGAACAGGACTGTGCCATGTGGTTCAGAGCTGCCCCCCCTTTCCTGCCCCATGGAAGGGCTGGATCAGGAGCATCTACCATCTGTCTcccctaaaggtaaaggtagtccccggtgcaagcactgagtcattattgacccatggggggatgtcgcatcatgacattttcttggcagactttttgttacggcatggtttgccgttgccttctccagtcatctctAGGGAAGACTGACTGTCTCCCCTAGAGAACATTTATACCTGTTCACGATTTCTGTAATCCTCATAAATTTTATTAGCAGAGTGTGATTAAACCTGAACCCCCTTTTCCTGGAAGCAGCAGAGTGAATTTGTGTTCCCTCTTTTCAACTGTTCTCGATTGTGCTGTCATTATTATGCTGACATTTTGCATTGGTGTTTTGCACATAACAGCAAACTTTCTATCCAATTTTGGGGGGCTAAGCTAGTGTTCCTCAGATAAGGGAGCTGGCCACCTGGGGCACGATGCCTCATCTCTGCATTATCTATTACTATTCCATGGACCAGGGTACGATGGATGCTGTGCAGAATTCCTGCTTAGAATGTCTTGATTTATGTATTGGActttgaaattttaaaagttctttagcTGTGTATGGGATTTCTGGCATTCCTCAAAAAGCTTGGGTTGCAATTTAAGAATcctgaaaacatttattttattccctgccttttctctccaatagggacccaaagcggctttcattattctcctctcctacattttatcgtCACCATAACCATGGGAGGCAGCGGAGAGTGTTGCtgcctgtgtggtgtagtggttagcctGTCGGAcaagggagacacaggttcaaatctgcactctgccatggaagtttcttgcatgaccttgggccagtcagtctttcttggcctaacccacctcacaaggttgctgggaggataaaattgaggtaaacaatgtaagatgctttgagtctccattggagagaaagatggagAAAAATAGAGTTCCCAggtcct encodes the following:
- the CEP20 gene encoding centrosomal protein 20 → MATITELKAVLKDTLEKRGTLGQIKARIRAEVFNALDDQSEARPPLSHENLLINELIREYLVFNKYKYAASVLTAESGQPEVPLDRDFLVHELNVVEDPNSRSVPLLYGIVAQLLHADKEEKTHQMFPRSSSLQFSRRNFDKPAN